The Rufibacter sp. DG15C region GCGGGCGGTGTAGGCTCGGATCAGCTTTTATGGGAAGCAAACCAGCTGTTCAAAGAATTTAAAGACGCAGAAGCCCTTGAAAAATTTGAACAGCTTATTAAAGAACAGCCTAATCACCAAGAAGCACTTTGTAAAGCATCTGTTTTAAGTACGCGTATTGGCGGAAGATTTGATGATGATACCCGCAAAGGGCAATATTTTGAAAAAGCTCTTTCACTTTCTTCAAGAGCCATAGGGGTAGACAGCACCAAAGCAGAAGCGAACTATGTGCGTGCTTTAGCTTTAGGAAGCATGTCGCAAGTGAGCGGTTTTAAGGACAGGTTGCTATATCTAGTTACCTCCAAGAGATATATTGACAGAACCTTGGCCATTGATGACAAACACGCGGGCGCCTGGCACTTGCAAGGCCGTTGGAGCTACAAAGTGGCTAATTTGACCATAGCTGAGAAAGCTGCCAGTAAATTTTTAATGTCCTCTGGCACACTGCCTATTGCCTCTAACCAGGATGCGCTCAGTGCTATTTCTAAGGCCATTGATCTAGACCCTTCTAATTTGCTGTATTACTTTGACTTGGCTAGGGTACAGAAGGACGTTGACTTAAAGAGCGAGTGCATAGAAACGCTGCAAAAAGCATTAGACCAAAAACTAGTCACTACAGAAGATTTAGAATTAAGCAGAAGATGCAAGCTGCTGCTACAGCAAGTTCTTAAAGTGTAAAACACCCTATTTTATAAATCAGAAAAGGCCTCGTCAACACGGGGCCTTTTCTGATTTATAGGAAAATATAATAGCCCCCTTGTAGGGGAAAAGGGAATTGGATTGTCTATGGATAAATCTTTGGCAGGTACTACTTTACCTCAAGTAGATTAATTCCTAAATACGTACGCTTAAAACCTATATTTTACTATATTCGACTTCCAAACCCTTATTTGTGAAAAAAAGCTTACTGCTCTTTTTATTAGTCATTAAGGCGTTCTATCTCTTTGCCCAAACCGCCCCCCTCAGCGGCAAAGTTGTTGACTCCGAAACCCAAAAGCCCCTTGACTTTGTAACGGTCCAGCCGCACAGAGCCAAGGTTCCGGTGTTTACAGATGAGGCAGGGGTTTATGCCCTTCGGCAATACCATGACAATGACAAAGTCTCCTTCACCTTGCTGGGCTATGGACAAGTAACCAAAACGGTTCAGGAATTAAAGCAACAACCAAACATAAGCTTAGTACGGCAGTCAGTGTCCTTGCAAGAAATTGTGATTGGGCCACAGGAAAACCCTGCCTTTAAGATTGTAAGGGCGGCCGCCCGTAAGAAGGAGCAGTACCTGCCAGAGAACCAGAAGGCCATGGAGTTTGAGACTTACACCCTCATGAAAGGCAGTATTCTGGAGAGTGAAGCCAAAGACAAGAAACGCAGATTCTCCAAGCGCTTTGCCCCGTACCTTGACAGCTTATTGGTTGGAGACACCCCGGCTAAACTTGCCTCTATTCCCATTTTTCAGTCAGAAACGGTTAAGCTCAACTACTTCATTAAGGACCCCAAAAAAGCCAAGGAAGTCCTGAAGGCTAGTAAAGTAGTAGGAGTAGGGATTGAAAAGGAAGCCCAGATTGCCCAGTTGCTGAACGCGCAGGCAGAGCATTTCTCCTTTAACCAAAACTACCTGCGCATGTTTGACAAGGACTTTGTAAGTCCTATTGCCAGCGGCTGGTCCAATTATTATGACTATGACCTGGAAGACAGCGTAGAGACGTCATCGGGCAAAGTCTATAAACTAAAGATCATCCCCAAGCGTCCGCAGGACCTTACCTTTTCTGGTACCATGTGGATTGCCGATGGCACGTTTGCCTTGCGCCGCATTGAGGTGAAAATGAGCCCTGCCGTGAAGCTGAATTTCATTACTGACTTGCGCATTGTGCAGGTGTGGGACGATAGTTATCTCTCCCTGCTGCCCATCTCCAGCAAGCGTAAATTCCAAATCTCGGGGCTGCCGGGTACAGAGGTGAAGTTGTTTGTGGAGACAGCCACGCATTACAGAGACTTGGTCCTGAACCAGCCTAGGGCAATAGACTTCTTTGACAACTCCCATGTGATGGGTGACTCGGTGCTGAAGTACAAGGATGCTTTTTGGCAAAGTGCCAGGCCAGCGTCCTTCGCGCCCGAAGATTTGAAGCGTGTAGAGTCCATTGCTCAAATCAACAAGCTGCCAGAAATCCAAAGCACAGTCAAACTGATTCGGGTAATTGTTGAAGGGCATTTGCCTGTCAATGACAAACTAGAATGGGGGCCCATCTTTGGAACCTATGTCTTTAATAACATTGAAGGGCACAGATTTCAATTGGGCGCCAGAACCACCGAGGCATTCCATAAAAACTGGATTTTAAATGGCTATGTAGGCTATGGCACCAGAGACAAGTCTGTGAAAGGCTTACTCAACGTACGGTACGTGGCAAACCGGGAACGCTGGACAGAGTGGGGAGCCAGTTACCTAAATGACGTAGGCCCGGCGGCTATGGACCTGAACAACACACGGGTGAATAGCCTGTTTTTCTCCGCGTTCAGATGGGGCGACATGAATTTCCCCTACAAACAAGAGCGTATCCAAGTATGGGCCGAGCGGGAGTGGGTGCAGTCCTTTACCCAGCGAATTACCTTGCGGCACTCTAAACACACGCCTGTCTTTTATTCAGCGCCCGTGGCCGAAGGGGAGTTTGCCAGGTTTGGAAAGTTTAGAACTACTGACTTGATCATCAACCTGCAATATACGCCCAACCGGAAAACCTTGATCAGGCATTGGGACAAAGTGGGCATCTCCAACTCCAACTCACCGGTGATAGGGCTGGAAGTATCCTTGGGCATGGACGGATTGCTCAACTCAGATTTAAGTTACCAACAGGTTGCTTTCTCGGTTGAACAACGCATTCGGGCAGGAGTCCTGGGGTATGGCCGTTATTACTTTAGAGCCGAGAAAACCTTTAACCAAGTGCCGTTACCCTTGTTGCAAGTGCCGGTGGGCAATGAGACTCCCTTTTTCATTTTACATGGCTATAATCTGATGCCTTTCTTCTCCTTCGCCAATGATGAAATGGTGTCCCTGCGCTATGACCATCATTTTGAGGGAGCCCTTTCCTTGACTAACCGTATTCCTCTACTTAAGAAAACCCGCGCCCGGCTGGTGGCTGGCGGCGCCATGATGATGGGGCATCTCTCTGAGAAGAATCAATCCACCGCCGTAGAGGGAGACCCTAATTTTGGAAACTTCAGAGGACTGGGCAAAGATCCGTACGCCGAGGTCAACGTGGGCTTGAAAAACCTCTTCCAATTGGTACGAGTGGATTTGGTACACAGACTTACCTACAAACAGCTGGACATGCCGCAGTGGGGTCTTAGAATGTCCATCTCTGTGAATCCGTAAGGCCGTTTTTGGCTTGTTTTCCAGAAAATAGGCCAAAATCGGAAATCGGTTTTCTTAAAAAAGTGTACCTTCACATAGGTTTATCACTTGATCACATCCATGCGCGGGATTTTCCAGCCCTTTCTTCTCATAGTATTTTTGATAGTGACAGGCTGTAGCCAGGAGAAAAGGCAAGAGCGCATGTTTTCGCCTAAGCGGGTGAACAGCAGCACTGCCGTGCAGATCAATGAGATTACCAGGGCCATCAACCAAGGGAACGAGCAGCCAGAGTGGTTTGTGAAACGAGCCAAGCTGTACCTATCCATAGAAAAAGAAGCGCAAGCGTTGGCAGATCTAAACACTGCCATCAAAGAAGATCCTTCTCTAGGCGAGGCGTATTTCTTAAAAGCAAAAGTTTTGGTGGCCCGGCAGCAGTACCAAGAGTCCATGAAACTCATGATGCAGGCCAAGGAATTCAATTACTACACCCCAGAGTCTGAGGCGGTGCTAGCTGAAACCTATGTGGGCTTGAAACAATATGACCGTGCGCTTTCTCACAGCAGCAAGGCCGTGCAGCTAAGCCCAGGCGAGGCCAAGTTTTATGTGCTTCTGGCCAATGCCC contains the following coding sequences:
- a CDS encoding DUF5686 family protein — its product is MKKSLLLFLLVIKAFYLFAQTAPLSGKVVDSETQKPLDFVTVQPHRAKVPVFTDEAGVYALRQYHDNDKVSFTLLGYGQVTKTVQELKQQPNISLVRQSVSLQEIVIGPQENPAFKIVRAAARKKEQYLPENQKAMEFETYTLMKGSILESEAKDKKRRFSKRFAPYLDSLLVGDTPAKLASIPIFQSETVKLNYFIKDPKKAKEVLKASKVVGVGIEKEAQIAQLLNAQAEHFSFNQNYLRMFDKDFVSPIASGWSNYYDYDLEDSVETSSGKVYKLKIIPKRPQDLTFSGTMWIADGTFALRRIEVKMSPAVKLNFITDLRIVQVWDDSYLSLLPISSKRKFQISGLPGTEVKLFVETATHYRDLVLNQPRAIDFFDNSHVMGDSVLKYKDAFWQSARPASFAPEDLKRVESIAQINKLPEIQSTVKLIRVIVEGHLPVNDKLEWGPIFGTYVFNNIEGHRFQLGARTTEAFHKNWILNGYVGYGTRDKSVKGLLNVRYVANRERWTEWGASYLNDVGPAAMDLNNTRVNSLFFSAFRWGDMNFPYKQERIQVWAEREWVQSFTQRITLRHSKHTPVFYSAPVAEGEFARFGKFRTTDLIINLQYTPNRKTLIRHWDKVGISNSNSPVIGLEVSLGMDGLLNSDLSYQQVAFSVEQRIRAGVLGYGRYYFRAEKTFNQVPLPLLQVPVGNETPFFILHGYNLMPFFSFANDEMVSLRYDHHFEGALSLTNRIPLLKKTRARLVAGGAMMMGHLSEKNQSTAVEGDPNFGNFRGLGKDPYAEVNVGLKNLFQLVRVDLVHRLTYKQLDMPQWGLRMSISVNP